Proteins from one Setaria italica strain Yugu1 chromosome V, Setaria_italica_v2.0, whole genome shotgun sequence genomic window:
- the LOC101775008 gene encoding protein indeterminate-domain 7 gives MFQQELLQDRAEATDQDSSMSNLTSSASGGGPTAPPPPPASGNKRKRSLPGNPDPDAEVVALSPATLMATNRFVCEICGKGFQRDQNLQLHRRGHNLPWKLKQRGAGKDAPRKKVYVCPEASCVHHDPGRALGDLTGIKKHFFRKHGEKKWKCDKCSKKYAVHSDWKAHSKICGTREYKCDCGTVFSRRDSFITHRAFCDALTEESAKAIGLNAMAPATAHHHPLLFSPPAPQVMQHQVQDLAAPQEQHHQEVMQPPQAQQQHCNNYAMKTEMPPWPAMPYDHPLLQPLCNAAATQSQSSATSALPPHLPAASAHLSATALLLKAAQMGATIGGAGAAGAGAHYTQMAGPATSAPGSAAFGLVLPGLNAQQPAGGVMGGLARTASHGRSSEGGGGDGGGGGGVDAMTRDFLGLRALSHRDILGLAGFDSSCMGAVAANANMNCYEPQQHTQAHAQQHQQQSSNEPSHGMGSHRP, from the exons ATGTTCCAGCAGGAGCTCCTGCAGGATCGAGCAGAAGCCACGGATCAGGACAGCAGCATGTCCAACctcacctcctccgcctccggcggcgggcccaccgcgcctcctcctccgccggcctccGGCAACAAGCGCAAGCGGAGCCTCCCAGGAAACCCCG ACCCCGACgcggaggtggtggcgctgtcgCCGGCGACGCTGATGGCAACGAACCGGTTCGTGTGCGAGATCTGCGGCAAGGGGTTCCAGCGCGACCAGAACCTGCAGCTCCACCGGCGCGGCCACAACCTGCCGTGGAAGCTCAAGCAGCGTGGCGCCGGCAAGGATGCGCCgcggaagaaggtgtacgtgtgccCGGAGGCGTCGTGCGTGCACCACGACCCCGGCCGCGCGCTGGGCGACCTCACCGGCATCAAGAAGCACTTCTTCCGCAAGCACGGCGAGAAGAAGTGGAAGTGCGACAAGTGCTCCAAGAAGTACGCCGTGCACTCCGACTGGAAGGCGCACTCCAAGATCTGCGGCACCAGGGAGTACAAGTGCGACTGCGGCACCGTCTTCTCCAG GCGGGACAGCTTCATCACGCACCGCGCCTTCTGCGACGCGCTCACCGAGGAGAGCGCCAAAGCCATCGGCCTCAACGCCATGGCTCCCGCGACGGCGCACCACCACCCGCTGCtcttctcgccgccggcgccgcaggtGATGCAGCACCAGGTCCAGGACCTCGCCGCGCCGCAGGAGCAACACCACCAGGAGGTCATGCAGCCGCCGCaagcgcagcagcagcactgcaATAACTACGCCATGAAGACGGAGATGCCGCCGTGGCCGGCGATGCCCTACGACCACCCGCTGCTGCAGCCGCTctgcaacgccgccgccacgcagAGCCAGAGCTCGGCCACgtccgcgctgccgccgcaccTGCCCGCCGCGTCGGCGCACCTGTCGGCCACGGCGCTGCTGCTGAAGGCGGCGCAGATGGGCGCCAccatcggcggcgccggcgccgcgggagCGGGCGCGCACTACACACAGATGGCGGGCCCCGCAACGAGCGCGCCGGGCAGCGCCGCCTTCGGGCTCGTCCTCCCTGGCCTGAACGCGCAGcagccggcgggcggcgtcaTGGGCGGCCTCGCGAGAACCGCCTCCCACGGCCGCAGCAgcgagggtggtggcggcgatggcggcgggggaggtggaGTCGACGCCATGACGAGGGACTTCCTGGGCCTTCGCGCCCTCTCACACCGCGACAtcctcggcctcgccggctTCGACTCCTCGTGCatgggcgccgtcgccgccaacgccaacatgaactgCTACGAACCGCAGCAGCATACACAGGCGCATGCGCAGCAGCATCAACAGCAAAGCAGCAACGAGCCATCGCACGGCATGGGAAGCCATAGGCCATAG